A window of [Ruminococcus] lactaris ATCC 29176 genomic DNA:
CTGGAGGCATATGCAGATCAGAAAGCATGGGCAAAGAAAGCACTGATCAATATTGCAAAAGCCGGATACTTTTCTTCTGACAGAACGATCGAAGAGTATAATCAGGATATCTGGAAACTGTAACGGCGAAAGATCTGGAGGAAATAAAATGAAAAGAGCGAGTGGAGTTTTGATGCCGGTATTTTCGCTGCCATCAAAATATGGAATAGGGTGCTTTTCAAAAGAAGCATACAAATTTGTAGATCAACTGAAAAAGGCGGGACAGAGTTACTGGCAGATCCTGCCGCTTGGTCCGACCGGATATGGTGATTCACCATATCAGTCATTTTCTACCTATGCCGGGAATCCGTATTTTATTGATCTGAAGACGCTGGTGAAAGAGGGACTTCTGACAAAGAAGGAGTGTAAGGAAGTACGCTGTAAAGAACAGAAAAAGATTGATTATGAAAAAATATATCAGAACAGATTTAAGATTCTGAAAAAGGCATACAGACGATTTCAGAAAAATGATAAGTACGAAAAATTTCTCGAAGAAAATGCATTCTGGCTGGAAGATTATTGCATGTATATGGCAATTAAAGACGCCCATGAGGGAAAAAGCTGGAGCGAATGGGAAGAGCTTTTAAAGAAAAGGGAAAAAACTGCACTTGAAAAAGTAAAGGAAGAACTGGAAGATGAGATCGGCTTCTATCAGTTCCAGCAGTATGAATTTGATCGGCAGTGGAAAAAGCTGCATACTTATGCAAAAGAACAGGGAATTCAGATCATAGGTGATATCCCGATCTATGTGGCTTTTGACAGTGCAGATGCATGGGCTGCACCTGAATTATTTCAGTTTGATGAAGAAAATAATCCGATCAGAGTAGCAGGATGCCCACCGGACGCATTTGCAAAGACGGGACAGCTTTGGGGAAATCCATTATATAACTGGGAGTATCATCAAAAGACCGGGTACGCATGGTGGATTCAGAGAATCCGGTACTGTTTTCAGCGCTATGATGTTGTAAGGATCGATCATTTCAGAGGATTTGATGAATATTATGCAATTCCATACGGTGAGTCGACTGCGGAAAATGGAACATGGATGCCCGGACCGGGAATGAAACTTTTTCAGGCCATTGAAAAAGAGCTTGGAAGACCGGAAATTATTGCGGAAGATCTCGGCTTTCTGACAGAGAGTGTCCTTCAGATGTTGAAAGAAAGTGGATTCCCGGGAATGAAGGTGCTTCAGTTTGCATTTGATCCAAGCGGGGAATCAGTTTATCTTCCTCACAGATATTCTGAAAATTGTGTGGTTTATACGGGAACGCATGATAATGATACGACCAGAGGATGGTATCGCACACTGGATAAAGAAAGCCGTGATTTTGCAAAAGAATATATGGGTGTTTCCAGGCTGGATGATGATACATTGACGTGGGATTTTATGCGGCTTGCAATGGGAAGTGCAGCACAATTATGCGTGACACCGATACAGGATATTCTGGGAATTGACGGAAGTGGAAGAATTAATATGCCTTCCACATTGGGTGGAAACTGGACCTGGCAGATGGAAAAGGGAGCATTTGATAAAAAGATAGTTCATAAACTATATCGGATGACCCAGTTATATGGCAGGCTGAATGAACAGATAAAAAAGCAGCCTGAACCAGGTATGGAAAATCTGAAATGTAAAGAAAAAAGAGTAGGAAAGAATAAAAAGCTCAGAAAAGAATAGAGCAGGAAAGAATCAAAGATCAGAAAAGAATAGAGCAGGAAAGAGCAGAAAAAATAGAAGGATCAGGAGATCGGGAAAGCATAGTAAAGCAATCTCGTTTCCTGATCTTTCTTAATGTGAGTAACAGACAAAAAGTTTGCTGAGTCCATGGAATCTCTTAAACAGGAGAATTTTTTTCAAAGGGGAAAATTTCTTTCCATTTTCCAGGGGCAAGGGATTCATCTAAATGAATGTCATCAATAGAAATCCGCTTTAATTCGATCACGCAGCAGTGAACAGCCTTCATCATACGGCGGATCTGACGTTTACGTCCTTCACTGATGGTGATTTCTCCATAGGTAACCGGATGGGAAGGCAGATTAGTACGGACTGCATTCCGCACTTCTGGATGCAGCGTATCAAGAATATTAGCAAGAGTATCCTTTTTGAAAAGAGTGATCTTTGCAGGAGAAGTAGGAACAGGAGATCCTTTTAGCAAAATTCCATTTTCCAGGAACTGGCGTCGATCTTCTGTCAGGTCTCCGAGGACGGTAAAAAGATAAGTCTTTTTCTTATGATAGGCAGGATGAGTGAGCTGTTGATTCCAATTACCGTCATCTGTAATGAGCAAAAGACCGGTTGTCTCACGGTCTAAACGTCCGACAGGATTCAGACGGTCATTGTGCAGTTCTGAAAAATAATCCATAACAGTTGGGTAAAGAGTGTCGCGACGTGCAGTAACGCAGCCAAATGGTTTGTTGAACATATAATAATGGAACATATTAGTACTCCTTGAATCTATGCACTTGCTATCAAGTAGAGAAAGCAAGTGTATTACTGGTAAAGTAGCAGAAAAATCAGCATTTATTTTTGAAAATATAGCTGTAAAGATGATTATACTCAAAATAAGATTATGTGAAAAGGGAATATTTTATAAAAAATGCAAAGTGGTATCAAGAAATGCTTGGATTCAGAGTTGCCGGAAAATTTCCGGGAAAAGGTGGACATAATGTATACTTTTTAGAGAATCCGTCAGACGGAAAGATGTATGAAATGTCTCAGAGAGACCAGCTCCCGGGAGGTACGACAACCAGGGGTGATCATATTGCATATCGGTCAGAAGAGTTAGAGAAAGATTATACATATTGCAAAGAGCATGGATATAAGATTGTCTCAGATGAGATTGAAGTCAGTCCGAATTTTTGGGAGAAAGGTTCGAGATGCTTTAAAATTGAAAGTCCGTGTGCATTCTGCCAAATGCATGCGGATTCTTTTGGCTCCTGAAAAACTTTCTACTATATAAAGCTGTATCCGTTATAATTGTGAAAGAAATAGTCTTGCAGAAACAAAACGAATTATCAGAATATTCAGAATTGCATGAAAAATATAAAAAATATTGACAATTAAGAACAGGCATGGTAAGATAACATTCGTCGCTGAGGAACAGCACTGAGAGCAACAAAAGAACGGAAGAGCAGAGAAGACGCGGAGGCGGGACATTCCTGGTTGGAAGTGATTGGAAAGATTGAAAATCAATCAAAAAAAGTTGTTGACAGAATGATCTGAATGTGATAGTATAGACAAGCTGTCGCTAGAGGCGGATATGAAAATTCCAAATCAAACGAAACAGAAAAATAAAAAAGTTCTTGACAAAGAGAAAAGCTTTTGATAAAATATAAAAGCTGTCGCTTGAAAAGAACAGTGAAAAGAACCTTGATAATTGAACAATAGACAACAATAACCCTTGAAAATTTCTTTAAGAGAAGATTTTCGAAAAGCGAAGACTGCACGAACAAAGCAGCAGTTTTGAAAGCTTGCTTTCAGAAAGTGATGCTTGTGAGTATTGGCGAAGCCACGAAAGCGAAAAACGAAGTTTTGAGCTTGAGGCAGTCGAGCGAACGGTTAAAAACCAAACAACAGTAAAAAGGGAAGAATTAGCTAGTATGTTGATTCTGAACTGGATACAAACGAAGCTTCGACAGTTCTAAGTTTGTGAGAGACCTCACTAAGAACATGCGAAGCGTATGCGAACATAAGGTTTTAAAAGACAAAACCTAAGTTCTTTATACGAGAGTTTGATCCTGGCTCAGGATGAACGCTGGCGGCGTGCTTAACACATGCAAGTCGAGCGAAGCACTTAGGAAAGATTCTTCGGATGATTTCCTATTTGACTGAGCGGCGGACGGGTGAGTAACGCGTGGGTAACCTGCCTCATACAGGGGGATAACAGTTAGAAATGACTGCTAATACCGCATAAGACCACAGCACCGCATGGTGCAGGGGTAAAAACTCCGGTGGTATGAGATGGACCCGCGTCTGATTAGTTAGTTGGTGGGGTAACGGCCTACCAAGGCGACGATCAGTAGCCGACCTGAGAGGGTGACCGGCCACATTGGGACTGAGACACGGCCCAAACTCCTACGGGAGGCAGCAGTGGGGAATATTGCACAATGGGGGAAACCCTGATGCAGCGACGCCGCGTGAGCGAAGAAGTATTTCGGTATGTAAAGCTCTATCAGCAGGGAAGAAAATGACGGTACCTGACTAAGAAGCCCCGGCTAACTACGTGCCAGCAGCCGCGGTAATACGTAGGGGGCAAGCGTTATCCGGATTTACTGGGTGTAAAGGGAGCGTAGACGGAGCAGCAAGTCTGATGTGAAAACCCGGGGCTCAACCCCGGGACTGCATTGGAAACTGTTGATCTGGAGTGCCGGAGAGGTAAGCGGAATTCCTAGTGTAGCGGTGAAATGCGTAGATATTAGGAGGAACACCAGTGGCGAAGGCGGCTTACTGGACGGTAACTGACGTTGAGGCTCGAAAGCGTGGGGAGCAAACAGGATTAGATACCCTGGTAGTCCACGCCGTAAACGATGACTACTAGGTGTCGGGTGGCAAAGCCATTCGGTGCCGCAGCCAACGCAATAAGTAGTCCACCTGGGGAGTACGTTCGCAAGAATGAAACTCAAAGGAATTGACGGGGACCCGCACAAGCGGTGGAGCATGTGGTTTAATTCGAAGCAACGCGAAGAACCTTACCTGCTCTTGACATCCCGGTGACGGCAGAGTAATGTCTGCTTTTCTTCGGAACACCGGTGACAGGTGGTGCATGGTTGTCGTCAGCTCGTGTCGTGAGATGTTGGGTTAAGTCCCGCAACGAGCGCAACCCCTATCTTCAGTAGCCAGCGGTAAGGCC
This region includes:
- the malQ gene encoding 4-alpha-glucanotransferase; the encoded protein is MKRASGVLMPVFSLPSKYGIGCFSKEAYKFVDQLKKAGQSYWQILPLGPTGYGDSPYQSFSTYAGNPYFIDLKTLVKEGLLTKKECKEVRCKEQKKIDYEKIYQNRFKILKKAYRRFQKNDKYEKFLEENAFWLEDYCMYMAIKDAHEGKSWSEWEELLKKREKTALEKVKEELEDEIGFYQFQQYEFDRQWKKLHTYAKEQGIQIIGDIPIYVAFDSADAWAAPELFQFDEENNPIRVAGCPPDAFAKTGQLWGNPLYNWEYHQKTGYAWWIQRIRYCFQRYDVVRIDHFRGFDEYYAIPYGESTAENGTWMPGPGMKLFQAIEKELGRPEIIAEDLGFLTESVLQMLKESGFPGMKVLQFAFDPSGESVYLPHRYSENCVVYTGTHDNDTTRGWYRTLDKESRDFAKEYMGVSRLDDDTLTWDFMRLAMGSAAQLCVTPIQDILGIDGSGRINMPSTLGGNWTWQMEKGAFDKKIVHKLYRMTQLYGRLNEQIKKQPEPGMENLKCKEKRVGKNKKLRKE
- a CDS encoding pseudouridine synthase, which codes for MFHYYMFNKPFGCVTARRDTLYPTVMDYFSELHNDRLNPVGRLDRETTGLLLITDDGNWNQQLTHPAYHKKKTYLFTVLGDLTEDRRQFLENGILLKGSPVPTSPAKITLFKKDTLANILDTLHPEVRNAVRTNLPSHPVTYGEITISEGRKRQIRRMMKAVHCCVIELKRISIDDIHLDESLAPGKWKEIFPFEKNSPV
- a CDS encoding VOC family protein, whose protein sequence is MKREYFIKNAKWYQEMLGFRVAGKFPGKGGHNVYFLENPSDGKMYEMSQRDQLPGGTTTRGDHIAYRSEELEKDYTYCKEHGYKIVSDEIEVSPNFWEKGSRCFKIESPCAFCQMHADSFGS